One Nocardioides luti DNA window includes the following coding sequences:
- a CDS encoding UDP-N-acetylmuramoyl-tripeptide--D-alanyl-D-alanine ligase — MTLAEIAAVVGGTVDATDDGGRTHVVDGAAYVDSRQRVPGGLFVAVAGERVDGHDFAEGAHAVLGSRPTGVPSVLVDDPVTALGVLARHVVDLLPATVLALTGSQGKTGTKDYLAQVLATAGPTVATLGNNNNELGVPLTVLRADTTTAYLVVEMGARGIGHIAYLCGIAPPRIAAVLNVGTAHVGEFGSREAIAVAKGEIVEALPVDGTAVLNAGDDLVAPMAARTRATVSTFGDAGSGTVPDVAWRGVELDDLGRPSFEIGYAGDWQPVRLTQTGRHQVANAAAAAAMALATGLALPDVAAALSAAASASPMRMDLRERADGLIVVNDAYNANPASMVAAVDALVAIGGRSSRRTVAVLGEMKELGDAADDSHRQVGRHVAAAGVDVLLVVGEPARGLADGAAAEPGWTGEAIVTAGRAEALLWVRENVSPQDVVLVKASRGAALESIADVLLEGEVTAR; from the coding sequence ATGACGCTCGCCGAGATCGCCGCGGTGGTCGGTGGCACGGTCGACGCCACCGACGACGGCGGCCGCACGCACGTCGTCGACGGGGCGGCGTACGTCGACAGCCGCCAGCGCGTGCCCGGCGGCCTCTTCGTCGCCGTGGCGGGGGAGCGGGTCGACGGCCACGACTTCGCCGAGGGCGCCCACGCCGTGCTGGGCTCGCGCCCGACCGGGGTCCCGTCCGTGCTGGTCGACGACCCGGTCACCGCGCTCGGCGTGCTGGCCCGGCACGTGGTCGACCTGCTGCCCGCCACCGTCCTGGCCCTCACCGGCTCCCAGGGCAAGACCGGCACCAAGGACTACCTCGCCCAGGTCCTCGCCACCGCCGGGCCGACCGTCGCGACCCTCGGCAACAACAACAACGAGCTCGGGGTCCCGCTCACCGTGCTCCGGGCCGACACGACCACGGCGTACCTCGTCGTCGAGATGGGCGCCCGCGGCATCGGCCACATCGCCTACCTCTGCGGCATCGCCCCGCCGCGGATCGCCGCGGTCCTCAACGTCGGCACCGCGCACGTGGGCGAGTTCGGCAGCCGCGAGGCGATCGCCGTCGCCAAGGGCGAGATCGTCGAGGCGCTGCCGGTCGACGGCACCGCCGTCCTCAACGCGGGGGACGACCTCGTCGCCCCGATGGCCGCCCGGACCCGGGCCACCGTCTCCACCTTCGGCGACGCCGGCAGCGGCACCGTCCCCGACGTCGCGTGGCGCGGCGTCGAGCTCGACGACCTCGGCCGCCCCTCCTTCGAGATCGGGTACGCCGGCGACTGGCAGCCGGTCCGGCTGACCCAGACCGGGCGGCACCAGGTGGCCAACGCCGCCGCGGCCGCGGCGATGGCCCTGGCCACGGGGCTGGCGCTGCCCGACGTCGCCGCGGCGCTCAGCGCCGCCGCGTCGGCCTCGCCGATGCGGATGGACCTGCGCGAGCGCGCCGACGGGCTGATCGTGGTCAACGACGCCTACAACGCGAACCCCGCCTCGATGGTGGCGGCGGTCGACGCCCTGGTGGCGATCGGCGGCCGCTCGTCGCGACGCACGGTGGCGGTCCTGGGCGAGATGAAGGAGCTGGGCGACGCCGCGGACGACTCGCACCGCCAGGTCGGCCGGCACGTCGCCGCCGCCGGCGTCGACGTGCTGCTGGTCGTGGGGGAGCCCGCGCGCGGCCTCGCTGACGGCGCCGCGGCCGAGCCGGGCTGGACCGGTGAGGCGATCGTCACGGCGGGGCGTGCCGAGGCACTGCTCTGGGTGCGGGAGAATGTCTCGCCGCAGGACGTCGTCCTGGTCAAGGCGTCCCGGGGCGCCGCACTCGAGTCGATCGCCGACGTACTGCTGGAAGGGGAGGTGACCGCGCGATGA
- a CDS encoding UDP-N-acetylmuramoyl-L-alanyl-D-glutamate--2,6-diaminopimelate ligase encodes MVSDENLLSARPRRPVATPLADLAAWLEGEDADTTTSGDLAAAPDVTGLSLSSQRILPGDVYAALPGTRVHGIEYAATAVGAGAVAILTDPDGAAAVDAPGVPLLVVARPRAVLGRLAARVYGNPATALRMIGVTGTQGKTTTTRLAEGGLQQAGIPAAVIGTVGTRVAGTDLRTTLTTPEAPDLHGLFAMMRERRVAVCAMEVSSHALVMGRVDGVVFDVAVFLNLGRDHLDFHADVEDYYRAKASLFTPERARLGLVNVDDEHGRRLAAEATIPIRTFSLTGRDAHWQAVDVELEAGGSRFTVLGPDGIAVDAAVPLPGDFNVGNALAAIAACAEVGVDTARVADGIAAAGGVPGRLERVDAGQDFVVVVDYAHKPDAVEAALRTLRPLTDGAVIVVIGAGGDRDPGKRPIMGEIASRLADVLVVTDDNPRTEDPAAIRAAVLAGATGGRAEVLEIGDRRAAIREAVRRARPGDIVVVAGKGHETGQTVAGVVHPFDDREVVRAELRSR; translated from the coding sequence GTGGTGAGCGACGAGAACCTCCTGTCGGCGCGCCCGCGGCGCCCCGTGGCGACGCCCCTCGCCGACCTGGCCGCGTGGCTGGAGGGCGAGGACGCGGACACGACCACCAGCGGCGACCTCGCGGCGGCCCCGGACGTCACCGGCCTGTCGCTGAGCTCCCAGCGGATCCTCCCCGGCGACGTGTACGCCGCCCTGCCCGGCACCCGCGTCCACGGGATCGAGTACGCCGCCACGGCGGTCGGTGCCGGCGCCGTCGCGATCCTCACGGACCCGGACGGTGCCGCGGCCGTCGACGCCCCCGGCGTACCCCTCCTGGTCGTGGCGCGACCCCGCGCCGTCCTCGGCCGGCTGGCCGCGCGCGTCTACGGCAACCCCGCGACGGCGCTGCGGATGATCGGCGTGACCGGGACCCAGGGCAAGACCACCACCACCCGCCTGGCGGAGGGCGGCCTCCAGCAGGCCGGGATCCCCGCCGCCGTCATCGGCACGGTCGGCACCCGGGTCGCCGGCACCGACCTCCGGACCACGCTGACCACCCCCGAGGCACCCGACCTGCACGGGCTGTTCGCGATGATGCGCGAGCGCCGGGTCGCGGTCTGCGCGATGGAGGTCTCCAGCCACGCGCTGGTGATGGGACGCGTCGACGGGGTCGTCTTCGACGTCGCGGTGTTCCTCAACCTCGGCCGCGACCACCTGGACTTCCACGCCGACGTGGAGGACTACTACCGCGCCAAGGCGTCGCTGTTCACGCCCGAGCGCGCGCGCCTCGGGCTCGTCAACGTCGACGACGAGCACGGCCGTCGGCTGGCCGCCGAGGCGACGATCCCGATCCGCACCTTCTCCCTGACCGGCCGCGACGCCCACTGGCAGGCCGTCGACGTCGAGCTCGAGGCCGGCGGCTCCCGCTTCACCGTGCTCGGTCCCGACGGGATCGCCGTGGACGCCGCCGTCCCGCTCCCGGGCGACTTCAACGTCGGCAACGCCCTCGCCGCGATCGCCGCCTGCGCCGAGGTCGGCGTGGACACCGCACGGGTCGCCGACGGGATCGCCGCCGCCGGCGGGGTCCCCGGCCGCCTCGAGCGCGTGGACGCCGGACAGGACTTCGTCGTGGTCGTCGACTACGCCCACAAGCCCGACGCGGTCGAGGCCGCGCTCCGCACGCTGCGCCCGCTCACCGACGGCGCCGTCATCGTGGTGATCGGCGCCGGGGGGGACCGCGACCCCGGCAAGCGCCCGATCATGGGCGAGATCGCCTCCCGGCTCGCCGACGTCCTCGTCGTCACCGACGACAACCCCCGCACCGAGGATCCGGCGGCGATCCGGGCGGCCGTGCTGGCCGGCGCGACCGGCGGCCGGGCCGAGGTGCTCGAGATCGGCGACCGCCGCGCGGCGATCCGCGAGGCGGTCCGTCGCGCGCGTCCCGGCGACATCGTGGTCGTCGCCGGCAAGGGTCACGAGACCGGCCAGACGGTCGCCGGCGTGGTGCACCCCTTCGACGACCGCGAGGTCGTCCGGGCGGAGCTGCGCAGCCGATGA
- a CDS encoding penicillin-binding protein 2 — MRPTRPLTRAGRPGPRRPRGSLRGAPHLRLRFGFIIIAMVLSVFGARLVQLQGIDPKSYAAMAAAEGVVEVVLPAERGDILDRNGQPLADSVEGLMVVADPYMTTDKAPELAKFLSQRLDVDYFSTLKKLRAKGSRFEFIARRVPSTKATDVVQAAAAAGFKGIATRRDPVRDYPAGDVAANLIGFMGTDEPLGGFERTFQTQLAGKDGSSRYDVGGGNRIPLGDSTIRKAVDGQDLHTTIDQDLQWYTQRVLRQTVQASRGDSGVAIVMDTRTGELLSLADYPTFDANAPLEANEDDLGSRAISDVFEPGSVEKVLTLSSLIDAGKVTPHTELKVPGVLTREDHPIRDWFPHDLIRLTLAGVIAKSSNIGTVLAADKFDTGELFSYLTKFGLGQRTNIGVRGETPGILPDGSLWTHQNQDRIAFGQSLSVNAVQMIAAVNTIANGGVRVSPSVIEGHATTDEGVEVGTDTTTTRRVVSPKAATGMAHMMERVVDPEVGVAPGAAVPGYRVAGKTGTAQRAGTDCGCYDGTFTVSFAGFAPADDPRFTIYVVVQNPRNGGGGGSVAGPAFSKIMSYALRRYAVPPTGTRPSHLPVEW, encoded by the coding sequence GTGCGCCCCACCCGCCCGCTGACGCGAGCCGGCCGTCCCGGCCCCCGCCGTCCCCGCGGCAGCCTCCGCGGAGCGCCGCACCTGCGGCTGCGCTTCGGCTTCATCATCATCGCGATGGTGCTGTCGGTCTTCGGCGCCCGCCTCGTGCAGCTGCAGGGGATCGACCCCAAGTCGTACGCCGCCATGGCGGCCGCCGAGGGCGTCGTCGAGGTTGTGCTGCCGGCCGAGCGCGGCGACATCCTCGACCGCAACGGCCAGCCGCTCGCGGACTCCGTCGAGGGCCTGATGGTCGTGGCCGACCCGTACATGACCACCGACAAGGCCCCCGAGCTGGCGAAGTTCCTCTCCCAGCGGCTGGACGTGGACTACTTCTCCACGCTGAAGAAGCTGCGCGCCAAGGGCAGCCGCTTCGAGTTCATCGCCCGACGCGTGCCGTCGACCAAGGCGACCGACGTCGTCCAGGCGGCGGCCGCGGCCGGCTTCAAGGGCATCGCCACCCGGCGCGACCCGGTCCGCGACTACCCGGCCGGCGACGTCGCCGCGAACCTCATCGGCTTCATGGGCACCGACGAGCCCCTCGGCGGCTTCGAGCGCACCTTCCAGACGCAGCTCGCCGGCAAGGACGGCTCCTCGCGCTACGACGTCGGCGGCGGCAACCGGATCCCGCTGGGCGACAGCACGATCCGCAAGGCCGTCGACGGCCAGGACCTGCACACCACGATCGACCAGGACCTGCAGTGGTACACCCAGCGGGTCCTGCGCCAGACCGTCCAGGCCTCGCGCGGCGACTCCGGCGTCGCGATCGTGATGGACACCCGCACCGGTGAGCTGCTCTCGCTGGCCGACTACCCGACCTTCGACGCGAACGCCCCGCTCGAGGCGAACGAGGACGACCTGGGCTCCCGCGCGATCAGCGACGTCTTCGAGCCCGGCTCGGTCGAGAAGGTGCTCACGCTGAGCTCGCTCATCGACGCCGGCAAGGTCACCCCGCACACCGAGCTCAAGGTGCCCGGCGTGCTGACGCGCGAGGACCACCCGATCCGCGACTGGTTCCCGCACGACCTGATCAGGCTCACGCTCGCCGGCGTGATCGCGAAGTCCTCGAACATCGGCACCGTGCTCGCCGCCGACAAGTTCGACACGGGGGAGCTGTTCTCCTACCTGACGAAGTTCGGCCTCGGCCAGCGCACGAACATCGGCGTCCGCGGCGAGACCCCGGGCATCCTGCCCGACGGCAGCCTGTGGACCCACCAGAACCAGGACCGCATCGCCTTCGGCCAGTCCCTCTCGGTCAACGCCGTGCAGATGATCGCCGCGGTCAACACGATCGCCAACGGCGGCGTCCGGGTCTCGCCCAGCGTCATCGAGGGTCACGCCACGACCGACGAGGGCGTCGAGGTCGGCACCGACACGACGACCACGCGGCGCGTGGTCAGCCCGAAGGCCGCCACCGGCATGGCGCACATGATGGAGCGCGTCGTCGACCCCGAGGTCGGCGTCGCCCCCGGTGCGGCCGTGCCCGGCTACCGCGTCGCCGGCAAGACCGGCACGGCGCAGCGCGCCGGCACGGACTGCGGCTGCTACGACGGCACCTTCACGGTGTCGTTCGCGGGCTTCGCCCCGGCCGACGACCCCCGGTTCACGATCTACGTCGTCGTCCAGAACCCCCGCAACGGCGGGGGTGGCGGCTCGGTCGCCGGCCCGGCCTTCTCCAAGATCATGAGCTACGCCCTGCGTCGCTACGCCGTCCCGCCGACCGGCACGCGACCCTCCCACCTCCCGGTGGAGTGGTGA
- a CDS encoding cell division protein FtsL, producing MSSPAYQLRTRVPRIAEAAVERARLTVVPRRRVRAARVPFVTLVSLVLLGGVVGLLMFNTSMQQASFAATSLEAQAGTLTAREQTLRMELDVLRDPQRVAQQARNMGMVTAGSPAFLNLKDGSITGEATPATLEGNIPINPAQPALPAILNPPPTHVEAPATGAPTGSSGNGDGKKKNNKSHTNNNSPADTSR from the coding sequence ATGAGCAGCCCCGCCTACCAGCTCCGCACGCGCGTCCCCCGGATCGCCGAGGCCGCCGTCGAGCGGGCCCGGCTCACCGTGGTGCCCCGGCGCCGGGTGCGCGCCGCGCGGGTGCCGTTCGTGACCCTGGTGTCCCTGGTGCTGCTCGGCGGCGTCGTCGGGCTGCTGATGTTCAACACCTCGATGCAGCAGGCGTCGTTCGCCGCCACCTCCCTCGAGGCGCAGGCCGGCACGCTCACCGCCCGCGAGCAGACCCTGCGGATGGAGCTGGACGTGCTCCGCGACCCGCAGCGGGTCGCCCAGCAGGCGCGGAACATGGGCATGGTCACCGCGGGCTCCCCGGCGTTCCTCAACCTCAAGGACGGCTCGATCACGGGTGAGGCGACGCCCGCGACGCTCGAGGGCAACATCCCGATCAACCCGGCCCAGCCCGCGCTCCCGGCGATCCTCAACCCGCCGCCGACCCACGTCGAGGCACCCGCCACCGGCGCGCCCACGGGGTCCAGCGGCAACGGGGACGGTAAGAAGAAGAACAACAAGAGTCACACGAACAACAACAGCCCCGCCGACACCAGCCGCTGA
- the rsmH gene encoding 16S rRNA (cytosine(1402)-N(4))-methyltransferase RsmH yields the protein MPTPSHVPVLLDRVVSLLAPALDRDDAVLVDCTLGLGGHTEAVLERCPRARVIGIDRDTAALELARTRLAAYGERFTGVHAVYDELPDVIADQGLRDVDAVLFDLGVSSMQLDVRERGFAYAEDAPLDMRMDGTRGPTAADVLNTYSAAELTRVLRDYGEEKFARKIAGAVVRDRATAPFTTSGRLVELLYAEIPAPARRTGGHPAKRTFQALRMEVNDELAVLRRAIPAAIDAINVGGRVVVESYHSLEDRLVKQAFTASTRSTVPHDLPFVPEGSEPALRLVTRGSEKAHQHEIDENPRAASVRLRAIERVRPDRGVAP from the coding sequence ATGCCGACCCCCTCCCACGTCCCGGTGCTCCTCGACCGGGTCGTCTCCCTCCTCGCGCCTGCGCTCGACCGGGACGACGCCGTCCTGGTCGACTGCACGCTCGGGCTGGGCGGCCACACCGAGGCGGTCCTCGAGCGCTGCCCGCGGGCCCGCGTCATCGGCATCGACCGCGACACCGCCGCCCTCGAGTTGGCCCGCACCCGGCTGGCGGCGTACGGCGAGCGCTTCACCGGCGTGCACGCGGTCTACGACGAGCTCCCCGACGTGATCGCGGACCAGGGCCTCCGCGACGTCGACGCGGTCCTCTTCGACCTCGGCGTCTCCTCCATGCAGCTCGACGTCCGCGAGCGCGGCTTCGCCTACGCCGAGGACGCGCCCCTCGACATGCGCATGGACGGCACCCGCGGCCCGACCGCCGCCGACGTGCTCAACACCTACTCGGCGGCCGAGCTGACCCGGGTGCTGCGCGACTACGGCGAGGAGAAGTTCGCCCGCAAGATCGCCGGCGCCGTCGTCCGCGACCGCGCGACCGCGCCGTTCACGACCTCGGGCCGCCTGGTCGAGCTGCTGTACGCCGAGATCCCGGCGCCCGCGCGGCGCACCGGCGGCCACCCCGCGAAGCGCACCTTCCAGGCGCTGCGGATGGAGGTCAACGACGAGCTGGCCGTGCTCCGTCGCGCGATCCCCGCCGCGATCGACGCGATCAACGTCGGCGGCCGGGTGGTCGTCGAGTCCTACCACTCGCTCGAGGACCGCCTGGTCAAGCAGGCCTTCACCGCCTCGACGCGCAGCACCGTCCCGCACGACCTGCCCTTCGTGCCCGAGGGGTCCGAGCCGGCCCTGCGGCTGGTGACCCGCGGGTCCGAGAAGGCCCACCAGCACGAGATCGACGAGAACCCGCGCGCAGCCTCCGTCCGGCTGCGAGCGATCGAGCGTGTCCGCCCCGACCGAGGAGTCGCCCCATGA
- the mraZ gene encoding division/cell wall cluster transcriptional repressor MraZ, which translates to MFFMGTYTPKLDEKGRLFLPAKFRDQLAEGLVVTRGQERCLTVWPMADFMELTRRAQEAPVTVKGARDYTRFLFAGASEEMPDKQGRVTITPMLREYASISRDVVVIGVMNRIEIWDPARWQQYSAEQEEKFSELSEEVFPGV; encoded by the coding sequence ATGTTCTTCATGGGCACCTACACCCCGAAGCTCGATGAGAAGGGGCGGCTGTTCCTCCCGGCCAAGTTCAGGGACCAACTGGCGGAGGGGCTCGTGGTGACTCGAGGACAGGAACGCTGTCTGACGGTGTGGCCGATGGCCGACTTCATGGAGCTCACCCGCCGCGCCCAGGAGGCTCCGGTCACGGTGAAGGGAGCGCGGGACTACACCCGCTTCCTCTTCGCCGGCGCCTCGGAGGAGATGCCCGACAAGCAGGGTCGCGTGACCATCACGCCGATGCTGCGCGAGTACGCCTCCATCAGCCGCGACGTCGTCGTCATCGGCGTCATGAACCGGATCGAGATCTGGGACCCGGCCCGGTGGCAGCAGTACTCCGCCGAGCAGGAGGAGAAGTTCTCCGAGCTCAGCGAAGAGGTCTTCCCCGGGGTCTGA
- a CDS encoding AAA family ATPase gives MGSPHEDGADLETLARVVGRVRTNIERVIEGKPDVVQSALVVLLAEGHLLIEDVPGVGKTMLAKTLARSIDSTVRRIQFTPDLLPSDVTGVSVFNQNTREFEFRPGGVFANIVVGDEINRASPKTQSALLECMEERQVTVDNMTYQLDTPFMVIATQNPIEMEGTYALPEAQRDRFMARVSVGYPVEAAEIAMLNSHTGHNPLDDLESVTDAAEIRKLTGIVAQVYVSEAVQRYTVALIGATRRSEDLTLGASPRATLHLVRAAKAMAAIHGRDYVLPDDVHTLARPVLAHRLLPSVEAAMTGRSTTTILDSIIAAVPVPEGTRA, from the coding sequence GTGGGATCTCCGCATGAGGACGGGGCCGATCTCGAGACGCTGGCGCGGGTGGTGGGACGCGTGCGGACCAACATCGAGCGGGTCATCGAGGGCAAGCCGGACGTGGTGCAGTCCGCCCTGGTGGTGCTGCTGGCCGAGGGTCACCTGCTGATCGAGGACGTCCCCGGCGTCGGCAAGACGATGCTCGCCAAGACGCTGGCGCGCAGCATCGACTCGACGGTGCGCCGGATCCAGTTCACCCCCGACCTGCTCCCCTCCGACGTCACCGGGGTCTCGGTCTTCAACCAGAACACCCGCGAGTTCGAGTTCCGCCCCGGCGGCGTCTTCGCCAACATCGTGGTCGGCGACGAGATCAACCGCGCGTCGCCGAAGACCCAGTCCGCCCTCCTCGAGTGCATGGAGGAGCGTCAGGTCACGGTCGACAACATGACCTACCAGCTCGACACGCCGTTCATGGTCATCGCGACGCAGAACCCCATCGAGATGGAGGGCACCTACGCCCTCCCCGAGGCCCAGCGCGACCGCTTCATGGCCCGGGTGTCGGTGGGCTACCCGGTCGAGGCCGCCGAGATCGCGATGCTGAACTCCCACACCGGCCACAACCCGCTCGACGACCTCGAGTCCGTCACCGACGCCGCCGAGATCCGCAAGCTGACCGGCATCGTGGCGCAGGTCTACGTGTCCGAGGCCGTGCAGCGCTACACGGTGGCCCTGATCGGGGCGACCCGTCGCTCCGAGGACCTCACGCTCGGCGCCTCGCCGCGCGCGACGCTGCACCTGGTGCGCGCCGCCAAGGCGATGGCCGCGATCCACGGCCGCGACTACGTCCTGCCCGACGACGTGCACACCCTCGCCCGCCCCGTGCTCGCGCACCGGCTGCTGCCGAGCGTCGAGGCCGCGATGACCGGGCGCTCCACCACGACCATCCTGGACAGCATCATCGCGGCCGTGCCGGTGCCCGAGGGCACCCGTGCGTGA
- a CDS encoding DUF58 domain-containing protein, with protein sequence MREALAGLTVRGRAFLAAGVTAVLCAVVLGQPALTRVGVLVLALPLVTAFVIGRSRYRLALVRTVTPQLVAAGQPARVNLALTNEGRTPSGVLLLEDHVPYVLGTRPRFVLDGIGHGWRRHVTYQVRSDVRGRFEIGPMSVRVSDPFGLVELGRAFRTTVPLTVTPRTVPLPQIPLGGAWTGSGDNRPRAFAIGSAEDVTVREYRRGDDLRRVHWRSSARTGELMVRREEQPWQSRATLFLDNRLRSHRGQGIASSLEAAVSAAASIAVHLSHRGFTVRLVTATGEDPSAAWHFRDADLNTGPLLEALAVVQAVHQPHLDTGWLAEGTHGGLTVAVFGAVEPMDVPVLRRMQHQAGSALAIALDVESWISPAAGDRSATTALAQQGWRAVPLLPRDRLDATWQELGRSAARGTRAGGITVTPVAPAAASPTTGSPTPGSPVPGSVR encoded by the coding sequence GTGCGTGAGGCCCTCGCCGGCCTGACCGTCCGCGGACGGGCGTTCCTGGCTGCCGGGGTGACCGCGGTCCTGTGCGCGGTCGTGCTCGGGCAGCCCGCCCTGACCCGCGTGGGCGTGCTGGTGCTCGCCCTCCCGCTGGTGACGGCGTTCGTGATCGGGCGCAGCCGCTACCGGTTGGCGCTGGTCCGCACCGTCACCCCCCAGCTGGTCGCCGCGGGGCAGCCCGCCCGGGTGAACCTCGCGCTCACGAACGAGGGCCGCACCCCGAGCGGCGTGCTGCTCCTCGAGGACCACGTGCCCTACGTGCTCGGCACCCGGCCGCGCTTCGTGCTCGACGGCATCGGCCACGGCTGGCGCCGGCACGTGACCTACCAGGTCCGCTCGGACGTGCGCGGCCGCTTCGAGATCGGCCCGATGTCGGTGCGCGTCAGCGACCCCTTCGGCCTGGTCGAGCTCGGCCGCGCCTTCCGCACCACCGTGCCGCTCACCGTCACGCCGCGCACGGTGCCGCTCCCGCAGATCCCGCTCGGCGGCGCCTGGACCGGCTCCGGCGACAACCGGCCGCGGGCCTTCGCGATCGGCAGCGCCGAGGACGTCACGGTCCGCGAGTACCGCCGCGGCGACGACCTGCGGCGCGTCCACTGGCGCAGCTCGGCGCGCACCGGCGAGCTGATGGTGCGGCGCGAGGAGCAGCCCTGGCAGTCGCGGGCGACCCTCTTCCTCGACAACCGGCTGCGCTCGCACCGCGGCCAGGGCATCGCCTCCTCGCTCGAGGCCGCCGTCTCGGCCGCGGCCTCCATCGCCGTGCACCTGAGCCACCGGGGCTTCACCGTCCGGCTCGTCACGGCGACCGGCGAGGACCCCAGCGCCGCGTGGCACTTCCGCGACGCCGACCTCAACACCGGTCCGCTGCTCGAGGCGCTGGCCGTCGTGCAGGCGGTCCACCAGCCGCACCTGGACACCGGGTGGCTGGCCGAGGGCACCCACGGCGGCCTGACCGTCGCGGTCTTCGGCGCGGTCGAGCCGATGGACGTCCCCGTGCTGCGACGGATGCAGCACCAGGCCGGCTCCGCACTGGCGATCGCCCTCGACGTCGAGTCCTGGATCTCCCCCGCCGCCGGCGACCGGAGCGCCACCACCGCGCTGGCCCAGCAGGGCTGGCGCGCCGTCCCCCTGCTCCCCCGCGACCGGCTCGACGCCACCTGGCAGGAGCTCGGCCGCAGCGCCGCGCGCGGCACCCGGGCCGGCGGCATCACCGTCACCCCGGTCGCCCCCGCGGCCGCGTCCCCGACGACCGGGTCCCCGACGCCCGGCTCCCCCGTCCCCGGGAGCGTGCGATGA